In Methanobacterium sp., a single window of DNA contains:
- a CDS encoding ATP-binding cassette domain-containing protein: MTKPIIQTENMSFTYPDGTSALNNINLEILEGEKAAIIGSNGAGKSTLFSHFNGILRPTSGIIKIDGKTASYKKDDLMEIRQKVGMVFQNPDDQLFSPTVEEDVAFGPINLGLPDEEVEKRVEESLSAVGMLEERRKPPHHLSGGQKKRVAIAGILAMRPEIMVLDEPTTGLDPQGVEQVMGILNELNQKYNMSIIISSHDVEMVTEFAKKIFVLHQGEIILQGPPANIFNDPETIKKAHLKQPKAAELLYRLKNNGMNVGVKLTVEEAYHEILHAVGVETYHNLLHMVHETCHHKLLHALGEEKYHQVLHILKEEKNREKQKK; this comes from the coding sequence ATGACTAAACCAATTATTCAAACTGAAAATATGAGTTTTACCTATCCTGATGGAACATCCGCACTCAATAATATTAATCTGGAAATATTAGAGGGTGAAAAAGCTGCTATTATTGGTTCCAATGGTGCTGGTAAATCCACATTATTTTCTCATTTTAATGGAATATTAAGGCCTACTTCTGGGATTATTAAAATTGATGGAAAAACTGCCAGTTATAAAAAAGATGACTTGATGGAAATCAGACAAAAAGTAGGTATGGTGTTTCAAAACCCTGATGATCAACTATTTTCACCTACAGTGGAAGAAGACGTAGCCTTTGGCCCTATTAATTTAGGACTTCCTGATGAAGAAGTAGAAAAAAGGGTTGAAGAATCATTATCAGCAGTTGGAATGTTGGAAGAGCGGAGGAAACCTCCACACCATCTCAGTGGGGGTCAAAAGAAAAGAGTGGCTATAGCCGGAATTTTGGCTATGCGACCAGAAATCATGGTTTTAGATGAACCCACCACCGGACTGGATCCGCAAGGTGTGGAACAAGTTATGGGCATTCTTAACGAACTTAATCAGAAGTACAATATGAGTATCATCATTTCCTCCCATGACGTGGAAATGGTTACAGAATTTGCCAAAAAGATATTTGTACTACACCAAGGGGAGATCATACTACAGGGGCCCCCTGCAAACATTTTCAATGACCCTGAAACCATTAAAAAAGCCCATCTTAAGCAACCTAAGGCTGCAGAATTACTGTATCGTCTTAAAAATAATGGGATGAACGTGGGTGTTAAGTTAACCGTGGAAGAAGCATATCATGAGATCTTGCATGCTGTGGGAGTAGAAACATACCATAATCTCTTGCATATGGTTCATGAAACTTGTCATCACAAACTACTTCATGCCCTTGGTGAAGAAAAATATCACCAGGTCTTACATATTCTGAAAGAGGAAAAAAATAGGGAAAAGCAAAAAAAATAA
- the cbiQ gene encoding cobalt ECF transporter T component CbiQ — MKELTAIDREARKESIMNSLDGRIKLISAMLIIIYAVTNTNLFVLVIMEIYLLILISLSNVTPSYALKRIALVIPFGGFVAMIQPFFQPGNILWTGLFGWLHITDYGLFFGALLLARVTVSVTSIVFLSSATSMQDLVASTQKLGVPHQLAMLLNLTVRYLFFFYDQLMNILNAQSTRCFDIFSKKTAYKWRLRKVGETITMMFIRAFEQGETVYLSMVSRGYSENTRIYRAKANIDYKDFALIGTTVVMIIFLEYLNLFVL, encoded by the coding sequence ATGAAAGAACTTACTGCAATTGACAGAGAAGCCCGTAAAGAAAGCATAATGAACAGTTTAGATGGTAGAATAAAACTCATATCTGCCATGTTAATCATTATATATGCAGTTACCAATACAAACCTCTTTGTTCTAGTTATAATGGAAATTTACCTTTTAATTCTCATTTCTTTATCTAATGTCACTCCTTCATATGCTTTAAAACGAATAGCATTGGTTATTCCCTTTGGAGGATTTGTGGCTATGATTCAACCTTTCTTCCAGCCAGGGAATATATTATGGACAGGACTATTTGGTTGGTTACATATAACTGATTACGGCCTATTTTTTGGAGCTCTGCTTCTGGCAAGAGTTACAGTTTCGGTTACTTCCATTGTATTTCTATCTTCAGCCACATCCATGCAAGATCTAGTGGCTTCAACCCAGAAATTAGGAGTACCCCATCAGTTGGCTATGCTCTTAAACCTAACTGTACGTTACCTATTTTTCTTCTATGATCAGCTCATGAACATACTTAATGCTCAATCAACTCGTTGTTTTGATATATTCAGCAAAAAAACTGCATATAAATGGAGGTTGAGAAAAGTAGGCGAAACAATCACCATGATGTTTATCAGAGCCTTTGAACAAGGTGAAACTGTTTATTTAAGCATGGTATCCCGAGGTTATTCTGAAAACACACGTATTTACCGTGCTAAAGCCAACATAGATTACAAGGATTTTGCATTAATCGGAACAACTGTGGTGATGATCATTTTTCTAGAATATCTAAACCTTTTTGTGCTTTAA
- a CDS encoding cobalamin biosynthesis protein CbiN (catalyzes the ATP-dependent transport of cobalt) produces the protein MKTTDRNFIIGGLVIAIIIAILAPFLASSNPDGLESAAESLGVPEFDAVIQSPLPDYAIPGMEDNPWGGVVALIGGTILVLLVVLGLAKVLAKKKGNNQE, from the coding sequence ATGAAAACTACAGACCGTAACTTCATAATTGGTGGTCTGGTAATAGCTATTATTATCGCCATTTTAGCACCTTTCCTGGCATCAAGTAACCCTGATGGACTGGAAAGTGCAGCTGAAAGTTTGGGAGTTCCCGAGTTCGATGCAGTTATCCAATCCCCATTACCCGACTATGCCATTCCTGGAATGGAGGATAATCCCTGGGGCGGAGTTGTGGCTTTAATTGGTGGTACCATCCTTGTACTGCTGGTTGTACTGGGATTGGCCAAAGTGCTTGCCAAAAAGAAAGGAAATAATCAGGAATAA
- the cbiM gene encoding cobalt transporter CbiM — MHVPDGFLGWTWPIYWIIAIIVLAYSLKWARENLDERNIPLLAVLAAGIFAIQAMNVPIPWGTSGHMVGAALIAIIFVSPWAAVLVLSIVLILQGLIFGDGGMTALGANIVNMGLIGGFVGFYGYKSIKGIGKVPAIFIAAWAATFLASIACAIELAIAGTFPLVAGVASMALYHAVIGVIEGVITVVVIMGIGRVRPDLLPEWVSSQKQEAVE, encoded by the coding sequence ATGCATGTACCAGATGGTTTTTTAGGATGGACATGGCCAATTTACTGGATTATTGCCATCATAGTATTAGCGTATTCCCTTAAATGGGCTAGAGAAAACCTTGATGAAAGAAACATACCACTTCTGGCTGTTTTGGCTGCAGGCATATTTGCTATACAAGCCATGAATGTTCCCATACCCTGGGGAACCAGTGGTCATATGGTAGGCGCAGCGTTGATTGCAATTATATTCGTCAGTCCTTGGGCTGCAGTGTTGGTTTTATCTATCGTACTAATATTACAGGGATTAATATTTGGTGACGGGGGTATGACCGCTCTCGGAGCAAACATTGTTAACATGGGACTTATAGGCGGTTTTGTTGGATTTTATGGTTACAAATCCATTAAAGGAATTGGAAAGGTACCTGCAATTTTCATTGCTGCTTGGGCTGCAACATTCCTGGCTTCAATTGCTTGTGCCATTGAACTAGCCATAGCCGGTACATTCCCATTAGTAGCAGGAGTAGCATCAATGGCTCTTTATCATGCCGTGATAGGTGTTATTGAAGGTGTCATTACTGTTGTGGTGATAATGGGTATAGGTCGTGTACGGCCGGATCTTTTACCTGAATGGGTATCTAGCCAAAAACAGGAGGCGGTAGAATGA
- a CDS encoding cobalamin biosynthesis protein CbiM, which yields MNVPDGFIPLWQCFIYAILMLISWIFTLKWLVGSLLKLKKEESNFTKLIKYIILVLFLMAFTFILQAFVIPVPYGVGISLIGAAIITIILRSPWGAVLVMTPVLLTQWLLFGYGGLTTMGVNIINSGVVAGLTGFYVFRLTKPLDKILRTLLGGFFSGFLSLFFASLAVSVEFWLAGTFPQAKGIMWMGMYSSMIGILEGIMTMIVCIILLVLKSQAKKSRINKKVTPNVIET from the coding sequence ATGAATGTACCTGATGGTTTTATTCCGCTATGGCAATGTTTTATATACGCAATTTTAATGTTAATATCATGGATTTTCACACTGAAATGGTTGGTTGGAAGTTTATTGAAACTAAAAAAAGAAGAATCAAACTTTACTAAACTAATCAAATATATAATTCTGGTACTTTTTTTAATGGCATTCACTTTCATATTACAAGCATTTGTAATTCCAGTACCTTACGGAGTTGGAATCAGCTTAATTGGAGCTGCTATTATAACAATTATCCTTCGGAGTCCGTGGGGCGCAGTTCTGGTTATGACTCCAGTATTACTCACCCAATGGTTGTTATTTGGATATGGAGGCCTGACAACCATGGGAGTGAATATAATTAACAGTGGAGTTGTAGCTGGTTTAACCGGATTTTATGTATTCCGACTTACCAAACCATTGGATAAAATACTTAGAACCCTGTTGGGAGGGTTTTTTTCCGGATTTTTATCATTATTTTTTGCATCATTGGCTGTATCAGTTGAATTTTGGTTGGCTGGTACTTTTCCGCAGGCAAAAGGAATAATGTGGATGGGAATGTATTCCAGTATGATTGGTATCTTAGAGGGCATCATGACCATGATCGTTTGTATTATATTACTGGTTTTGAAAAGTCAAGCAAAAAAAAGTAGAATCAATAAAAAAGTAACCCCCAATGTAATTGAAACTTGA
- a CDS encoding GNAT family N-acetyltransferase — MNYYTIKELQTELDSQDNVKKFLLNMIKSEYGYGFIPEYHQDIKNMDTYYLDPEGNNFYMAINHETGKIIGTIGIRAYDKNFPFFDNVYDSKTTASIWRVFVSKKLRRNGIASTLVRQAEEFCRMKGYEKIYLHTHKNVAGSLDFWISNGYQIVMDTENHLKTVHMEKEICDTTSIPDSSKLLVLQE, encoded by the coding sequence ATGAATTATTATACAATTAAAGAGCTCCAAACTGAACTTGATTCCCAAGATAATGTTAAAAAATTTCTTTTAAACATGATTAAAAGTGAATATGGCTATGGATTTATTCCAGAGTACCATCAAGATATAAAAAACATGGACACTTATTATCTTGACCCAGAGGGGAACAATTTTTATATGGCTATAAACCATGAAACTGGAAAAATAATAGGGACTATTGGTATAAGAGCTTATGATAAAAATTTTCCGTTTTTTGATAATGTTTACGATTCTAAAACCACAGCCAGCATATGGAGAGTTTTTGTTAGTAAAAAATTGCGCAGAAATGGAATTGCTTCCACTTTAGTCCGTCAGGCCGAAGAATTTTGCCGTATGAAAGGTTATGAAAAGATTTACCTCCACACACATAAAAATGTGGCTGGTTCTCTTGATTTTTGGATTTCAAATGGTTACCAGATAGTGATGGACACTGAAAACCATCTGAAAACGGTCCATATGGAAAAAGAAATTTGTGACACTACATCAATCCCTGATTCCAGCAAATTACTAGTTTTACAAGAATGA